The DNA window GTGAGCGCGATTTCAAAGAGTTTTTAAGCCACTACTTGCCGGCTCAGCCGGGGGTGATGAAAACGCTCGACGGCGAGGTAAAAGGGCGGCATGACGGGGTGATGTATTACACGATCGGCCAGCGCCACGGGCTTGGCATCGGCGGCAGCGGTGAACCGTGGTTTGTCGTCGGCAAAGATGTGCGTGAAAACGTGCTTTATGTCGCCCAAGGGTTTGACAACGAATATTTGTATTCCACCTCGTTAAAGGCGGTCAATGTCAACTGGGTGTCTGACCGCAAACCGGAAGCGCCGTTCCGCTGCACAGCGAAGTTCCGCTATCGCCAGCCGGATCTCGGCGTCACGGTTCATCCGCTTGCGGGCGACAAGGCGGAAGTCGTCTTCGATGCGCCGGCGCGAGCGGTGACACCGGGTCAGGCGGTTGTCTTTTACAACGGTGACGAATGCCTTGGCGGCGGCACGATTGATGAAGTGTTCCGTGACGGTGAAAAGCTTTGGTATGTCGGTTGATTGTACGGATAGAAAAAGCCTCAACCCGGCTTCGGGTTGGGGTGTTTTTTGCAATTGCTCGAAAAGAACGAACATATGTGCTAAACTAGAAGCAGGAGGGATGAGCGGTGGCCAATCTGAATGAACGAGGGTTGGCGCATATGCGCGCCGGAGAGTACGAAGAAGCGCTTCGTTGCTTTTCTGAAGCAGTGAATGAGCGTCCTGATGATCCGGCCGGTTATATTAACATCGGCACCGTTCTTGCTGCTGCCGGCGAGGAAGAGAAGGCGCTTGAATGCTTCCGGCAGGCGCTTATGCTTGACGAACGGGCGGCGGCGGCCTATTACGGCATCGGCACGGTGTACTACAAGCGCGAGCAGTTCACCGAGGCGAAAGACATGTTTGAGCGGGCGCTTGCGCTTGGATTGGCTGATGCCGATACGCACTTTATGCTTGGGATGTCGTTATGGCGGCTTGAGATGCCGCGCCTGGCGCTGCCTTATTTGCAGCGGGCGGCTGAACTGAACGAAGGGGATGCTGAAGCGCTTTTTCAGCTTGGTCTTTGCCTTGCTACCCTCGATTATGTCGATGAGGCGAAACGGTATTTCGAAAAAACGTTGGAATACGATCCGCGCCATGCGGATGCGTATTACAATTTAGGCGTTATTTATGCGTACAAAGATGATCCGGCCGCTGCCCGCGATTTATTTGCTGCCGCTTTGGATGCCAATCCGGATCACGTGCTCGCTGGGTACGGAAAGAAACTGATGGAAAAGCGGCTTGCGCCGTAAAAGGCAGGGGATGACTGTTGCAAGAGCAGCAATCGCTCGCGCTCGATGGACGCACGTTTATGAAAGGAACGTGTTTGGCCGTCATTTTCCATAACGAAGAAACGTTATATACGGTCGTCCGCATCCGTGTCGAAGAAACGAACGAAGCGGCTGCGGAGGAGGAAGTGGTCGTCACCGGTTATTTTCCTCGTTTAAATGAGGGGGACGTGTACGTTTTTTATGGACAATTCCGCCAGCATCCGCGCTTTGGCCGCCAATATGCGGCCGAGCAGTTCCGCAAACAGCTTCCAAACACGAAAGAAGGAGTTATTCATTATTTGTCAAGCGGCTTGTTTAAAGGAATCGGAAAAAAAACGGCGACAGCGATTGTGGAAGCGCTCGGCGAAAACGCGATCGCCACGATTTTGCGCGATCCGGAGGCGCTTAGGCGCGTGCCGAAGCTGACGAAGCAAAAAGCGAAGCAATTGTATGAAACGCTCTGCGCCCACGAAGGGCTCGAGCAGACGATGATCGCCCTCGCCCAGCTCGGCTTCGGCCCGCAGCTGGCGATGAAAATTTACCAAGTATACGGCGAAGAGACGATGGACATCATTCATGAAAACCCGTACCAGCTCGTCGAAGACATTGAAGGGATCGGGTTTGGCCGCGCTGATGAGCTTGGGCGGCAGCTCGGCATTTCCGGCAGCCACCCGGCTCGGCTGCGCGCCGCCTGCCTGTTTGTCCTTGAGCAGGCATGCCTGCAAGAAGGGCACGTCTATATGAAAGAGGAAGAGCTCATCGGCCGCATTGCGGAGCTGCTTGGCGGAAAGGAAAACGGCGCGGTCGATGGACAAGCCATCGGGCAGACGCTCCTCATGTTAAGCGAAGAAGGGAAGATGATCATGGAGCAAAACCGCTGTTATCTTCCCTCGCTTTACTTCGCCGAAAAAGGGATCGCTTCAAACATTCAGCGGCTGCTTAGGCAAACGCCGCCGTCGGCGTTTGCCGAGTCGGAGTTTTTGCTTGCGCTCGGGGCGCTTGAGGAGCGGCTCGGGATGCAATACGCGCCTCAGCAAAAAGAGGCAATCCAACAGGCCCTTTCTTCGCCGCTCTTTATTTTGACCGGAGGTCCAGGAACCGGAAAAACAACGGTGATTAAAGGCATTGTCGAGCTGTTTGCCGCCTTAAACGGTCTGTCGCTCGACCCTGCCGATTACAAAAGCGGTGAACCGTTTCCCGTGCTGCTCGCCGCCCCGACCGGACGGGCGGCAAAGCGGATGAGCGAGGCGACGGGGCTGCCGTCGGCAACGATTCATCGACTGCTCGGCTGGAACGGGGCGGAAGGATTCAGCCACGATGAAAATGAGCCCATTGCCGGCAAGCTGCTTGTCGTCGATGAAGTGTCGATGGTCGATACGTGGTTGGCCAATCAGCTGTTAAAAGCGGTGCCTGACGGAATGCAAGTCATCTTCGTTGGCGACGAGGACCAGCTCCCATCGGTCGGTCCCGGGCAAGTGTTGAAAGATTTGCTTGAGTCGGGCGTCGTTCCATCGGTCAAATTGACCGAGGTGTACCGCCAAGCGGAAGGATCATCGATCATCGGGCTCGCCCATGCGATGAAGCGCGGCGTCGTGCCGGCCGACTTGACCGCCCCGAAGGCGGATCGTTCGTTCATCCGTTGCCGCGCCGGACAAGTGGCTGATGTTGTGCGGCAAATTGCCGACAACGCGCGCAACAAAGGGTTTTCCGTCAAGGACATTCAAGTGCTCGCTCCGATGTACCGCGGCCCGGCCGGCATCGATCAGCTGAACAAAGTGCTGCAAGGGCTGTTTAATCCGCCAGCTGACGGGAAACGGGAGCTTTCCGTCGGCGACGTTGTGTACCGCGTCGGCGATAAAGTGCTCCAGCTCGTCAACCAGCCGGAAGACAATGTGTTTAACGGCGATATCGGCGAAGTCGTCGCCATTTTTTACGCCAAAGAAAATACGGAAAAGCAAGACTTGCTTGTTGTCTCGTTTGACGGCGTTGAAGTGACATACACAAGGCAAGATTTAGCGCAAATTACCCATGCGTATTGCTGCTCGGTCCATAAAGCGCAAGGGAGCGAGTTTCCGATCGTCATTTTGCCTGTTGTCAAAAGCTATTACCGGATGTTGAAGCGGAATTTGTTGTATACGGCGGTGACAAGAAGCAAGCAGTTTCTTATTTTATGCGGCGAAGAAGAAGCGTTCCGGTTTGGCGTTGCCCAACGCGGCGACGGAGCGCGCCGGACAGCGCTCGCCGAAAAGCTGGCGGCTGCGGCTGCGCCGTTTGTCGAAGGTGAACTGCCGCTTGAGGATGCGAATACCGGGATGGAAAACGTTACGCCGTATGACTTTATGGGCGATGAGCCAAGCTAAAAGTGGCTGGAAAGGTGGGAGAATGATGCGGACGTTTTCCGACGTCAAAGGGCTTCCCATTTATGAACAGACAACAGGGAAAGCAGTCGGGACGATCGCCGACATTTGGTTTACCGGCCATGGCACGGTCAAAGGGTTTGTCGCGGAACGGAGAGGTCTATTTGGCCGCCGCCGCTACTTGCCGCTTTCGGCTGTGCAATCGTTGCAAAATGACCGAGTCATCATTCGTGATGCTGGCAGCTTCCAGCCGTTCCCTTCGCTTGACAGCGGCCACTCTCTCTTCGGTGAACGCGGCATTGCCGGCAGCATGGTTGTCGCCGCAGACGGAACGACGATCGGCTTGCTCGACGATGTATATTTTGACGGGCAATTGGGCAAAATTGACGGATACGAGATTAGTGAGGGATTTTTTTCTGATTTGACGGAAGGAAAGAAACGAATGGAGGCAGCTCCGTTCACCGCCAAAGAAGGCGTCGTCACCGTTGAAACAATGAGGTAAGGAGAGTGGCTGTCGATGCTCATTTGCCCGAATTGCAAACGAAAAAATTTGGGAAAGATCGGCGTCAACCAATATTACTGCTGGGATTGCTTTATTGAGCTGTCCGTCTCAAAAGGAATGATTCACGCCCATCAAGTGGAAGAGGATGGGACGCTAAGCTCCCTCGATGACTTGTTTGACGACCATGAGCGCACGATTCCATTTTAGGAGGGACGAGCATGAATCGAACGATGACTTCGCTGTTGGCAGTCGGGTTAGGCGTCGCTGCTTATCAGCTGGCCCAGCGCAACAATTGGACGAACGGCCGCACGATGCGGAGAATGCGCCGCCGCTTGATGCAAGCGATCCGCTGACGGCTCCGCCGTTTCCCCGCCCTAAACGGCGGGGACGGCGGCTTTTGGTGTCTGCTAAATAGTGGAATAGGCGGCGGAGGCATATTTCCATCCCCATCTCTTACACTAAACAGTAGGAGGTGTGGCGATGGGGGAGCAACAATGGCTGTCATTCTTTCGCATCGGGAAATGGCTGCTGGTGACTGCGATTGTCTATTTAATCGTCCGGATGAAAGATGTTTGGTGGCCGGTCGTCGATTTTGTCGCCACCGCCTTAGCCCCGTTTTTGCTGGCGGCGTTTATTACCTATTTGTTGCATCCGCTTGTTGAGTATCTTCACGGCAAAGGGGTGCCGCGGGCGTTTGCCATTTTGCTCATTTATTTGTTGTTTTTCGGTTCGGTCGGCTACGGTCTTTACCGCGGCATGCCGGTTTTGATCGCCCAGCTGCGCGAACTTGATGAACGGTTGCCATCATTGATGAATACATATCGGCAGTGGGCGCGCCACATCCACGATGAAACGTCGACGTGGCCGATGGAGGTGCATACGCGCATTGAAGCGATGTTTATGCAGCTTGAGGAGGCGGCTGCGAGGGCGGTCACGATGGCGATCAACGCGGCCAAATCATTGATCGGTTCGGCGGCGACGGTTCTTCTCATTCCGTTTATCGTGTTTTATATGCTAAAAGATATTGATGTGCTGAAAAAAGCGGTTTGGTATATAACCCCAAAGCGGTGGCGCGAACCGGGGATGGCGTTTTTAAAAGACGTTGACGAGTCGCTTGGCGGCTATATTCGCGGTCAGCTGTTCGTCTGTGCGGCCATCGGTTCGGCGGCGTCGCTTGGCCTTTGGCTCGCCGGCATGGACTATCCGCTCTTGCTCGGGTTTGTGATCGGACTGACGAACATCATTCCGTATTTCGGCCCGTTGATCGGCGCTATTCCGGCCGCCATTTTGGCAGCGACCATTTCGCTTAAAATGGTGATCATCGTGCTCGCCATTATTTTTGCCTTGCAATTTTTAGAAGGAAACGTCTTGTCGCCGCTGATTGTCGGCAAAAGTGTGCATATGCATCCGCTTGTCATTATGCTCGCGCTGTTTGCCGGCGGCGAACTTGCGGGTGTGCCCGGCCTCATTCTCGCCGTCCCGACCGCGGCGGTGCTGAAAGTAGCCATTGCGCATTGGAAAGAGCATTATGCCCCGCATTGACAAACGGGCACGGCTTGTCTATAATCTTTCAATGAAAAAAGCGAATACATAACGCGATGACGGATCGAGTATGTTGCAGTCCATCTTAACGCGCTTTAGCGCACAGAGAGGAATTTCCGCGGCTGAAAGAAATTCCAGATGAAGGGCAACAGAAGGCTAATCCGGAGCGCAGGCAAAACCTGACGCAAGGCTGCGTTACAGCCAAAGAGGTGATGGGCGCTTTTTGCCCATAAACAGGGTGGTACCGCGAGCACAACTCTCGTCCCTGCCAGGGGATGGGAGTTTTTTTATATAAAAAACAAAAGGGGAGGATCATCATGAAAAAATTAACATCTGCCGAAGTGCGGCGCATGTTTTTGCAGTTTTTCCAAGAAAAAGGCCATGAAGTCGAGCCGAGCGCCTCGCTTATTCCGGTCGACGACCCATCGCTGTTATGGATCAACAGCGGCGTCGCGACGCTGAAAAAATATTTTGACGGCCGCATCATCCCGGACAACCCGCGCATTTGCAATGCCCAAAAATCGATCCGCACAAACGACATCGAAAATGTCGGGAAAACGGCGCGCCATCATACGTTTTTTGAAATGCTCGGCAACTTTTCGATCGGCGATTACTTTAAGCGCGAAGCGATCCATTGGGCGTGGGAGTTTTTAACGAGCGAAAAGTGGATCGGTTTTGATCCGGAACGGCTGTCGGTCACCGTTCACCCGGAAGACGAAGAGGCGTACGACATTTGGCATAACGAAATCGGCTTGCCAAAAGAGCGAATCATTCGTCTCGAAGGGAACTTCTGGGATATTGGCGAAGGCCCAAGCGGCCCGAACACGGAAATTTTTTACGACCGCGGCGAGGCGTTCGGAAACGACCCGAACGATCCGGAGCTGTATCCGGGCGGGGAAAACGAGCGTTACTTGGAAGTGTGGAATCTCGTCTTTTCTCAGTTCAACCATAATCCGGATGGCACGTACACGCCGCTGCCGAAGAAAAACATCGATACCGGCATGGGTTTAGAGCGGATGTGCTCGATTTTGCAAGATGTGCCGACAAACTTTGAAACCGACTTGTTTATGCCGATCATCCGCGCCACTGAACAAATTGCCGGTGAGCGGTATGGCGAGGATTCGGACAAGGACGTCGCCTTTAAAGTGATCGCCGACCATATTCGCGCCGTAACGTTTGCGATTGGCGACGGGGCGCTGCCGTCGAACGAAGGCCGCGGCTATGTATTGCGCCGCCTGCTCCGCCGCGCCGTGCGCTATGCGAAGCAAATCGGCATTGAGCGTCCGTTTATGTACGAGCTCGTTCCGGTTGTCGGCGAAATTATGCACGACTACTACCCGGAAGTAAAAGAAAAAGCTGACTTTATCCAGCGGGTGATCCGTAATGAGGAAGAACGGTTCCATGAAACGCTTCACGAAGGGCTCGCCATTTTGGCGGAAGTAATCGAAAAGGCGAAAGCGCAAGGAAGCAATGTCATTCCAGGGGAAGATGTGTTCCGCTTGTACGACACGTATGGCTTCCCGGTCGAGCTGACGGAAGAATATGCTGCTGAAGCCGGTATGTCAGTCGACCACGCCGGTTTTGAGCGCGAGATGGAGCGCCAGCGCGAACGGGCCCGCGCCGCCCGCCAAGATGTCGATTCGATGCAAGTGCAAGGCGGGGTGCTCGCCGACATTAAAGATGAAAGCCGTTTTGTCGGCTACGATGAACTCGTCGTTTCCTCGACGGTCATGGCCATCATTAAAGACGGGAAGCTCATCGAGGAAGTCGGGGCTGGCGAAGAGGCGCAAATCATTGTCGATGTCACGCCGTTTTACGCCGAAAGCGGCGGGCAGATCGCCGACCAGGGCACGTTTGCAGGCGAAGGGGGAACAGCGGTCGTCAAAGACGTGCAGAAAGCGCCAAACGGCCAGCATCTCCATTCGATTGTCGTCGAGCGCGGCACGGTGAAAAGAGGCGCCCGCTACACAGCGCGCGTCGACGAAGCGAAGCGGGCGCAAATCGTGAAAAACCATACGGCGACCCACTTGCTTCATCAAGCGTTAAAAGATGTGCTCGGCCGCCATGTCAACCAGGCCGGATCGCTCGTCGCCCCGGATCGGTTGCGCTTTGACTTCACTCATTTCGGACAAGTGAAGCCTGATGAGCTCGAACGCATCGAGGCGATCGTCAATGAACAAATTTGGAAGAGCCTTCCGGTCGACATCTTTTATAAACCGCTCGAGGAAGCAAAAGCGATGGGGGCGATGGCGCTGTTTGGCGAAAAATACGGCGACATCGTCCGCGTCGTTAAAGTTGGCGACTACAGCTTGGAGCTGTGCGGCGGCTGCCATGTGCCGAATACTGCCGCCATCGGGTTATTTAAAATCGTCTCCGAGTCAGGCATTGGCGCCGGCACGCGCCGGATTGAGGCGGTGACCGGGGAGGCGGCGTACCGTTTTATGAGCGAACAGCTTGCGATGTTGCAAGAAGTGGCGCAAAAGCTGAAAACGAGCCCGAGGGAGCTGAATGCGCGCCTTGATGGGCTGTTTGCCGAACTGCGCCAACTGCAGCGTGAAAACGAGTCGCTTGCCGCCCGCCTCGCCCACATGGAAGCAGAACATCTCGCCCGTCAAGTGAAAGATGTGGGCGGCGTGCCGGTGTTGGCAGCGAAAGTGCAGGCGAACGACATGAACCAATTGCGGGCGATGGCTGATGACTTGAAGCAAAAATTAGGCACGGCGGTCATCGTGTTGGCGGCGGTGCAAGGCGGCAAAGTTCAATTGATTGCCGCGGTGACCGATGACTTAGTGAAAAAAGGATACCACGCCGGCAAGCTCGTTAAAGAAGTGGCTTCCCGCTGCGGCGGAGGGGGAGGCGGACGCCCGGATATGGCGCAGGCCGGAGGAAAGGACGCGAACAAAGTCGGTGAAGCGCTTGATTATGTCGAAACGTGGGTCAAATCCATTTCCTAAATGGGCGCGAATCGTGTACAATGGATGTAAGATGACGGGATGCCCGAATAAAGAGCGAGGTGGAAACGGTGAGCTCGTTTGACCAAACGATGCAGTTTCATTTCCCGGAGGAGCCGGCCGAAACGAACGTTCGCGAGGTGCTGTTGACGGTGTATGACGCCCTGCAAGAAAAAGGCTACAACCCGATCAACCAAATTGTCGGCTACTTGTTGTCCGGCGACCCGGCTTACATCCCGCGCCATAACGATGCGCGCACACTCATCCGCAAAATCGAGCGCGACGAATTAATCGAGGAATTGGTGAAATTCTATTTACAGGGGCAACGAAAGGATTAACCGATGCGCACGCTAGGACTAGATCTCGGAACGAAAACGCTCGGGGTGGCCGTCAGCGATGAACTCGGCTGGACGGCGCAAGGCTTGGAGACGATCGCCATCGATGAGGAGCGCGGCAACTATGGTTTAGAGCGGCTGCGCGCCATCATCGATGAATATGGCGTCGATGCGATCGTTGTCGGATGGCCGAAAAACATGAACGGCACGCTCGGGCCGCGCGCCGAGGCGAGCGAGCGGTTTGCCGCCAAGCTGCGCGAGGAATTTTCTTTGCCGGTCGTGCTTTGGGATGAACGGCTGTCGACGATGGCTGCCGAGCGGATGCTGATCGCTGCCGATGTGAGCCGGAAAAAGCGGCGGAAAGTGATCGACAAAATGGCGGCGGCCGTCATTTTGCAATCGTACTTGGACAGTAGACAGTAAACGGTGAATGGGAGGAAGCGTCAATGGAACATGGAGATCGTCATATTACCGTTGTCGATGAACACGGCAAC is part of the Geobacillus sp. 46C-IIa genome and encodes:
- the alaS gene encoding alanine--tRNA ligase, whose protein sequence is MKKLTSAEVRRMFLQFFQEKGHEVEPSASLIPVDDPSLLWINSGVATLKKYFDGRIIPDNPRICNAQKSIRTNDIENVGKTARHHTFFEMLGNFSIGDYFKREAIHWAWEFLTSEKWIGFDPERLSVTVHPEDEEAYDIWHNEIGLPKERIIRLEGNFWDIGEGPSGPNTEIFYDRGEAFGNDPNDPELYPGGENERYLEVWNLVFSQFNHNPDGTYTPLPKKNIDTGMGLERMCSILQDVPTNFETDLFMPIIRATEQIAGERYGEDSDKDVAFKVIADHIRAVTFAIGDGALPSNEGRGYVLRRLLRRAVRYAKQIGIERPFMYELVPVVGEIMHDYYPEVKEKADFIQRVIRNEEERFHETLHEGLAILAEVIEKAKAQGSNVIPGEDVFRLYDTYGFPVELTEEYAAEAGMSVDHAGFEREMERQRERARAARQDVDSMQVQGGVLADIKDESRFVGYDELVVSSTVMAIIKDGKLIEEVGAGEEAQIIVDVTPFYAESGGQIADQGTFAGEGGTAVVKDVQKAPNGQHLHSIVVERGTVKRGARYTARVDEAKRAQIVKNHTATHLLHQALKDVLGRHVNQAGSLVAPDRLRFDFTHFGQVKPDELERIEAIVNEQIWKSLPVDIFYKPLEEAKAMGAMALFGEKYGDIVRVVKVGDYSLELCGGCHVPNTAAIGLFKIVSESGIGAGTRRIEAVTGEAAYRFMSEQLAMLQEVAQKLKTSPRELNARLDGLFAELRQLQRENESLAARLAHMEAEHLARQVKDVGGVPVLAAKVQANDMNQLRAMADDLKQKLGTAVIVLAAVQGGKVQLIAAVTDDLVKKGYHAGKLVKEVASRCGGGGGGRPDMAQAGGKDANKVGEALDYVETWVKSIS
- a CDS encoding IreB family regulatory phosphoprotein, whose translation is MSSFDQTMQFHFPEEPAETNVREVLLTVYDALQEKGYNPINQIVGYLLSGDPAYIPRHNDARTLIRKIERDELIEELVKFYLQGQRKD
- a CDS encoding tetratricopeptide repeat protein, with translation MANLNERGLAHMRAGEYEEALRCFSEAVNERPDDPAGYINIGTVLAAAGEEEKALECFRQALMLDERAAAAYYGIGTVYYKREQFTEAKDMFERALALGLADADTHFMLGMSLWRLEMPRLALPYLQRAAELNEGDAEALFQLGLCLATLDYVDEAKRYFEKTLEYDPRHADAYYNLGVIYAYKDDPAAARDLFAAALDANPDHVLAGYGKKLMEKRLAP
- a CDS encoding YrzQ family protein → MNRTMTSLLAVGLGVAAYQLAQRNNWTNGRTMRRMRRRLMQAIR
- a CDS encoding AI-2E family transporter codes for the protein MGEQQWLSFFRIGKWLLVTAIVYLIVRMKDVWWPVVDFVATALAPFLLAAFITYLLHPLVEYLHGKGVPRAFAILLIYLLFFGSVGYGLYRGMPVLIAQLRELDERLPSLMNTYRQWARHIHDETSTWPMEVHTRIEAMFMQLEEAAARAVTMAINAAKSLIGSAATVLLIPFIVFYMLKDIDVLKKAVWYITPKRWREPGMAFLKDVDESLGGYIRGQLFVCAAIGSAASLGLWLAGMDYPLLLGFVIGLTNIIPYFGPLIGAIPAAILAATISLKMVIIVLAIIFALQFLEGNVLSPLIVGKSVHMHPLVIMLALFAGGELAGVPGLILAVPTAAVLKVAIAHWKEHYAPH
- a CDS encoding ATP-dependent RecD-like DNA helicase; the encoded protein is MQEQQSLALDGRTFMKGTCLAVIFHNEETLYTVVRIRVEETNEAAAEEEVVVTGYFPRLNEGDVYVFYGQFRQHPRFGRQYAAEQFRKQLPNTKEGVIHYLSSGLFKGIGKKTATAIVEALGENAIATILRDPEALRRVPKLTKQKAKQLYETLCAHEGLEQTMIALAQLGFGPQLAMKIYQVYGEETMDIIHENPYQLVEDIEGIGFGRADELGRQLGISGSHPARLRAACLFVLEQACLQEGHVYMKEEELIGRIAELLGGKENGAVDGQAIGQTLLMLSEEGKMIMEQNRCYLPSLYFAEKGIASNIQRLLRQTPPSAFAESEFLLALGALEERLGMQYAPQQKEAIQQALSSPLFILTGGPGTGKTTVIKGIVELFAALNGLSLDPADYKSGEPFPVLLAAPTGRAAKRMSEATGLPSATIHRLLGWNGAEGFSHDENEPIAGKLLVVDEVSMVDTWLANQLLKAVPDGMQVIFVGDEDQLPSVGPGQVLKDLLESGVVPSVKLTEVYRQAEGSSIIGLAHAMKRGVVPADLTAPKADRSFIRCRAGQVADVVRQIADNARNKGFSVKDIQVLAPMYRGPAGIDQLNKVLQGLFNPPADGKRELSVGDVVYRVGDKVLQLVNQPEDNVFNGDIGEVVAIFYAKENTEKQDLLVVSFDGVEVTYTRQDLAQITHAYCCSVHKAQGSEFPIVILPVVKSYYRMLKRNLLYTAVTRSKQFLILCGEEEAFRFGVAQRGDGARRTALAEKLAAAAAPFVEGELPLEDANTGMENVTPYDFMGDEPS
- the ruvX gene encoding Holliday junction resolvase RuvX, which encodes MRTLGLDLGTKTLGVAVSDELGWTAQGLETIAIDEERGNYGLERLRAIIDEYGVDAIVVGWPKNMNGTLGPRAEASERFAAKLREEFSLPVVLWDERLSTMAAERMLIAADVSRKKRRKVIDKMAAAVILQSYLDSRQ
- a CDS encoding PRC-barrel domain-containing protein, with amino-acid sequence MRTFSDVKGLPIYEQTTGKAVGTIADIWFTGHGTVKGFVAERRGLFGRRRYLPLSAVQSLQNDRVIIRDAGSFQPFPSLDSGHSLFGERGIAGSMVVAADGTTIGLLDDVYFDGQLGKIDGYEISEGFFSDLTEGKKRMEAAPFTAKEGVVTVETMR